Proteins from a genomic interval of Trichoderma breve strain T069 chromosome 2, whole genome shotgun sequence:
- a CDS encoding alpha/beta hydrolase fold domain-containing protein produces the protein MEKVENTALPAGASAPQARRRRSWHLRAACVAGLVLFAGLYRLHSKPHLPHHPDHDHDHRHRHHGHGHKRASPYGKFPKPDDPFHFLPCTSETLPPALDDNRPVKSWSKLFDPNPNHWSWGNKTDEDANAISKHDPYAGRGIYLCGWLDVPLDYTNASDHRISRLAVTKYQVSGLAPVHGRSKPTTGHKSERTIVVEPGGPGGSGTSLVWRSAEIFTERLSGGAFDVLGWDPRGVNTTLPALSCFPFDADRDHWSLLTGQYREVLGSPRAQLEVADAMNQAIFSACYKTHGDLPRFVSTAFVARDLEEIRKALGEDELTAHMISYGTGIGQTYANMFPSSVGRMILDGTEYVKDHRLLGGFGFTALDNATDAWHDGFLGECINAGPEHCDLAKPVDGKAVTLESLESRMENLVTSLITRPVVGYTSFSGPSIITYSALVGAIYSSLYNAFSWPALASLLYELEAGNATLASAMLEHSAWEYDPTLPAIPNKRPSTDELTFLVICSDGYDAALPEDGLDWWDSLWTNMTAKSWISGNSRFFSVFPCQRFTEYWPTPAEVYRGDLNVTLKNPVLLIAETYDPATPLRNGRRLLNEMGTNARLIAHHGYGHSSRDKSDCTDAIAKNFILHGELPDEQETACYANEKPYLYGVDKGKAGEKKDPLAIWSEHIKELPYLNPRLV, from the coding sequence atggaaaaggtaGAAAATACAGCTTTACCGGCGGGTGCTTCTGCACCACAGGCCAGAAGACGCAGGTCCTGGCATCTCAGGGCGGCCTGCGTTGCTGGTCTCGTCTTGTTCGCGGGACTCTACCGCCTTCATTCAaagcctcatcttcctcatcacccTGATCATGACCACgaccatcgccatcgccatcacgGCCATGGCCACAAGAGAGCTTCTCCCTATGGGAAATTCCCCAAGCCAGATGATCCTTTCCACTTCCTTCCATGCACAAGTGAGACGCTTCCTCCTGCTCTTGATGACAACCGTCCGGTGAAGAGCTGGTCGAAGCTCTTCGATCCAAACCCCAACCACTGGAGCTGGGGCAACAAGACGGACGAAGACGCGAATGCCATTTCAAAACACGACCCTTACGCTGGACGCGGCATCTACTTGTGTGGATGGCTTGATGTTCCACTCGACTACACCAACGCTTCCGATCACCGCATCAGTCGACTTGCGGTGACAAAGTATCAGGTTTCTGGACTCGCCCCCGTTCATGGCCGCTCCAAGCCTACCACTGGCCACAAGAGCGAGCGAACCATTGTGGTCGAACCTGGTGGTCCCGGCGGCAGCGGAACGTCTCTGGTCTGGCGATCCGCTGAAATCTTCACTGAGCGTCTCAGCGGTGGCGCATTCGACGTGTTAGGATGGGATCCTCGAGGTGTCAACACGACTCTTCCCGCACTCTCTTGCTTCCCATTTGACGCCGATAGAGATCACTGGTCACTGCTTACTGGACAGTACCGCGAGGTTCTTGGTTCGCCAAGAGCTCAGCTCGAGGTTGCTGATGCCATGAACCAGGCAATCTTCAGCGCTTGCTATAAGACGCACGGTGATCTGCCCCGGTTCGTCAGTACAGCCTTTGTTGCGCGCGATTTGGAAGAGATTCGCAAGGCTCTCGGAGAGGATGAGCTCACGGCACACATGATCTCATATGGCACTGGCATTGGGCAGACGTATGCAAACATGTTTCCGTCAAGCGTTGGCAGGATGATTTTGGACGGCACTGAGTATGTCAAAGACCACAGGCTTCTGGGTGGTTTTGGCTTTACTGCTTTGGACAATGCCACTGATGCATGGCACGATGGCTTCCTTGGGGAGTGCATCAACGCGGGACCCGAGCATTGTGATCTAGCGAAGCCAGTCGACGGCAAAGCTGTCACTCTGGAGAGCCTGGAATCTCGTATGGAGAACCTCGTTACTTCCCTCATTACGCGACCTGTGGTAGGATATACGTCCTTCAGCGGaccatccatcatcacataCTCTGCCTTGGTGGGTGCCATTTATAGCTCGCTCTATAATGCATTCTCATGGCCCGCTCTGGCATCCCTCCTCTACGAGCTGGAAGCTGGAAATGCCACCCTTGCTTCCGCCATGCTTGAACATTCGGCATGGGAATATGATCCTACTCTGCCAGCCATTCCCAACAAGAGGCCTTCAACCGACGAGCTGACCTTTTTGGTTATTTGCTCGGACGGATATGACGCCGCACTGCCCGAGGACGGCCTCGACTGGTGGGACTCTCTATGGACGAACATGACTGCCAAATCCTGGATCTCGGGCAACTCTCgctttttctctgttttcCCATGTCAGCGCTTCACAGAGTATTGGCCCACGCCAGCCGAAGTCTATCGCGGCGACTTGAACGTAACTCTCAAGAACCCCGTCCTTCTCATCGCGGAAACATATGACCCTGCCACGCCGCTGCGAAACGGCCGACGACTGCTCAATGAAATGGGCACCAACGCTCGCCTGATTGCGCACCACGGCTATGGCCACTCATCGCGGGACAAGTCCGACTGCACAGATGCCATTGCGAAGAACTTCATCCTGCACGGAGAACTACCTGATGAGCAGGAAACGGCGTGTTACGCTAATGAGAAGCCGTATCTGTACGGCGtggacaagggcaaggcgggtgagaagaaggatcCGCTGGCGATTTGGAGTGAGCacatcaaggagctgccatACCTCAATCCTCGTCTAGTttag
- a CDS encoding cytochrome p450 domain-containing protein, giving the protein MVASWGWPVTASEWLSTTALTLTTYNVLRIVYNLYFHPLSKIPGPVAWRASRLPFIWSLLRGTIVHDFERLHRQYGPIIRIAPDEVTFAHEDAYKDIFQLRKDHQQFLKDLVWWKTQPGMADSLLSAIDPKHHARIRGLLAPGFTPRALKEQEHILHFYVNLLVERIRERVNETPESGAVIDMVPWFNFTAFDIFGDLGFGESFNCLQDSKYHPWIALLFNSVKAASYVAAARFYPIVERLLMMCIPPSLRKMQRDHYQQIVDKVDRRLNFELERPDIMSHVIRGTERRELPEGTVHTTFMVLTTAGSETTATALSGTLNYLVNNPDKLETLVREIRGTFQQESDIDLDALRKLPYLNAVLNEGLRLCPPVPWILPRRVPEGGDTVCGTWLPGGTPVSIQAYTMNRDPAYFHSATSFVPERWLSDSRTDQESPFFHDRLQVVQPFSDGPRACLGQHLAWAELRLILSKLIWVFDFEVVEDRKMRWEDLRTFLLVEKKPIEVRARLRDSTASVA; this is encoded by the exons ATGGTGGCCTCTTGGGGATGGCCCGTCACGGCCTCGGAGTGGCTGAGCACCACCGCTCTCACGCTCACAACT TATAATGTGCTTCGAATTGTTTATAATCTGTATTTTCATCCTTTGTCTAAAATCCCAGGTCCAGTTGCTTGGAGGGCGTCTCGATTGCCGTTCATCTGGTCTCTCCTCAGGGGAACAATTGTCCATGATTTCGAGCGCCTGCATCGCCAATATGGCCCCATCATCCGTATTGCGCCAGACGAAGTCACTTTTGCCCATGAAGACGCCTACAAAGACATATTCCAGCTTCGTAAAGATCACCAACAGTTTCTAAAGGACCTCGTCTGGTGGAAAACGCAACCGGGGATGGCAGACTCTTTACTCAGTGCCATCGACCCAAAGCATCATGCACGCATCCGCGGTCTTCTTGCTCCTGGATTCACGCCTCGGGCCTTGAAAGAGCAAGAGCACATTTTGCACTTTTATGTCAATCTTTTAGTGGAAAGGATACGTGAGCGCGTGAATGAGACACCGGAAAGTGGTGCAGTCATTGACATGGTGCCCTGGTTCAACTTCACTGCCTTTGACATATTTGGCGACCTTGGATTTGGAGAGTCCTTCAACTGTCTTCAAGATTCCAAGTACCACCCTTGGATTGCTTTGCTGTTCAATAGTGTCAAGGCGGCATCCTATGTCGCGGCTGCACGATTCTACCCAATCGTTGAGCGTCTTCTTATGATGTGTATTCCTCCGTCTCTGAGGAAGATGCAACGGGACCACTACCAGCAGATCGTGGACAAGGTTGACAGGCGTCTCAACTTCGAGCTTGAGCGACCTGACATCATGTCTCATGTGATACGAGGCACAGAGCGCCGCGAGCTGCCAGAGGGTACTGTCCACACTACGTTCATGGTGCTGACAACCGCAGGGAGTGAGACCACGGCGACAGCCCTGAGCGGCACCCTCAACTACCTGGTCAATAACCCAGATAAGCTGGAGACTCTAGTGAGAGAAATCCGCGGCACCTTTCAGCAGGAGAGTGACATCGACCTTGACGCACTGCGCAAGCTACCATACCTCAACGCCGTCCTAAACGAGGGACTCAGGCTCTGCCCGCCCGTCCCGTGGATTCTCCCGCGGCGGGTTCCAGAGGGAGGCGATACAGTATGCGGAACATGGCTTCCGGGAGGG ACTCCCGTCTCGATACAAGCATACACGATGAACCGTGACCCGGCGTACTTCCACTCGGCCACATCATTCGTTCCGGAGCGCTGGCTCTCTGACAGCCGCACAGACCAGGAGTCACCCTTCTTCCATGATCGCCTCCAGGTTGTCCAGCCGTTTAGCGACGGGCCAAGGGCCTGCCTGGGGCAGCACCTGGCGTGGGCGGAGCTGCGGCTGATCCTTTCCAAGTTAATCTGGGTCTTCGACTttgaggtggtggaggatcGCAAGATGCGGTGGGAGGATCTGAGGACATTCCTGCTTgtggaaaagaagccgaTTGAGGTGCGGGCAAGGCTCAGGGACAGCACGGCCTCAGTCGCGTAG
- a CDS encoding prolyl oligopeptidase family domain-containing protein, whose product MLVNKKVVSSSYGDWESPISADFVVSKVRSLAAPRVCPRTGRAYFTETNGARRAIVQAAQDGSLNEVLPSDVSCQSTVYEYGASLYDVLPDGRLIFSDQDNAVRILEPDAKYSSVLLKSPVLRYSSFSANTKNPWVLAIEEDHTEDTPATVRNYLVAINILTAQVERIASGADFYWMPQFNTEGDKIAWLEWDHPNLLFDACKLYTADFYLAGTIRGERLVAGGKGESVTEPRWGVDGDTLFFAQETGGYRQLFKLEPTIYEKTEAEPKKIELKGLETSELGEVLLLEGSRTFVPVTERFLVATVTSNGTARLVTIDLKDNSWREAVDGDRLCEITWDAVARLDDSHVLVVGSGTDVPQAVHKINIHQPEHNEILRLSIDEQFPKGLIAKPHTVCLASKGFPSHTIHGFFWEPTNDKYKPDVGVPFPLIIYAHGGPTGHKGPGISYRIQYFTSRGYGFFALNYAGSTGYSREYRNSLWGNWGHIDAADADAAAKYFGQIGSVGKIGITGPSAGGYNTLQCLTRFPDTFTGGVCASGISDLKKFDEKTHKLESRYAAKLLGLTEGMSDEEKDEIMKERSALYHVDKIKAPLLLVHGQEDTVVPLEQARLIAASLEKKGEDVKLVEFPGDGHMLGQPASAKGWLVEEEKWWRKTLL is encoded by the exons ATGTTGGTGAACAAGAAGGTTGTCTCGTCCAGCTACGGCGATTGGGAATCGCCCATCTCGGCTGATTTTGTGGTTTCCAAAGTCAGGTCTCTGGCAGCTCCTCGTGTTTGT CCACGCACTGGACGGGCTTATTTCACAGAGACCAATGGAGCGCGAAGAGCCATTGTGCAAGCTGCCCAGGATGGCAGCCTGAATGAAGTTCTTCCTTCAGATGTGAGCTGCCAGAGTACCGTCTATGAGTACGGCGCCAGTTTGTACGATGTCCTCCCAGATGGGCGGCTCATCTTCTCGGACCAAGACAACGCGGTGAGGATCTTGGAACCAGACGCCAAATATTCCTCTGTGCTACTCAAATCTCCCGTATTGCGATACTCTAGCTTTAGTGCAAACACCAAAAACCCATGGGTGCTAGCGATTGAGGAAGATCACACTGAAGACACCCCGGCCACGGTCAGAAACTATCTCGTGGCAATCAACATTCTGACTGCCCAAGTTGAGAGGATTGCCTCAGGCGCCGACTTTTATTGGATGCCACAGTTCAATACAGAAGGCGACAAGATTGCATGGCTTGAGTGGGACCATCCGAATCTCCTCTTTGACGCCTGTAAACTATATACTGCCGACTTTTACTTGGCTGGCACTATCCGGGGCGAACGACTTGTTGCCGgtggaaagggagagagtgTCACTGAGCCACGATGGGGTGTTGATGGAGATACTCTGTTCTTTGCCCAGGAAACCGGTGGTTATCGTCAGCTATTTAAATTGGAGCCAACTATTTACGAAAAAACAGAGGCTGAGCCAAAGAAGATTGAGCTGAAGGGCTTGGAAACATCTGAACTAGGAGAAGTCTTGTTATTGGAGGGAAG CCGTACTTTTGTCCCCGTCACGGAAAGGTTCCTAGTTGCGACCGTGACGTCAAACGGCACGGCACGCCTCGTAACCATAGATCTAAAGGACAATTCTTGGAGAGAGGCTGTTGACGGGGACCGACTCTGCGAGATCACCTGGGACGCCGTCGCTCGATTAGACGACTCTCATGTTCTTGTAGTGGGCAGCGGAACCGATGTTCCTCAGGCGGTACACAAGATAAATATTCACCAACCCGAGCATAACGAAATCCTCCGTCTCTCTATTGATGAACAGTTTCCAAAAGGGCTCATCGCAAAGCCCCATACCGTCTGCTTGGCCTCCAAAGGATTCCCAAGCCATACCATCCATGGGTTCTTTTGGGAACCGACGAATGATAAGTATAAGCCGGACGTGGGCGTCCCATTCCCTCTCATCATCTATGCCCACGGTGGTCCGACCGGTCATAAGGGCCCTGGAATCTCATACAGAATTCAATACTTTACATCGCGGGGATacggcttcttcgccctgAATTACGCTGGATCTACAGGATATAGCCGTGAATACAGGAATTCTCTATGGGGTAATTGGGGCCATATCGATGCTGcggatgctgatgctgccgccaagtATTTTGGCCAGATTGGCTCCGTTGGGAAGATTGGCATCACAGGTCCAAGCGCTGGTGGCTACAACACTCTGCAGTGCTTGACTCGCTTCCCTGACACTTTTACTGGAGGTGTTTGTGCATCTGGCATCTCGGACCTGAAGAAATTTGACGAGAAAACCCACAAGCTCGAGTCACGTTACGCTGCGAAGCTCCTCGGGCTGACAGAGGGCATGAGtgacgaagagaaagacGAGATCATGAAGGAGCGCAGTGCGCTATATCACGTTGATAAGATCAAGGCTCCTCTGCTATTGGTTCATGGTCAAGAAGATACCGTTGTACCTCTTGAACAAGCGCGGCTGATTGCGGCGTCGCTTGAAAAGAAAGGTGAAGATGTTAAGCTTGTGGAATTTCCAGGCGATGGACACATGCTTGGGCAGCCGGCGAGTGCAAAAGGATGGCtggtggaggaagaaaagtgGTGGAGAAAGACGCTACTATAA
- a CDS encoding short chain dehydrogenase domain-containing protein, producing the protein MGNQWSQFFPPKPTFTEANVGSLDGKVVIVTGGSSGIGFELAKILYQKNAKVYIAARDEEKTRQAIEDIKALGPSSGSLEFLLLKLDDLSSIKTSADEFKAKESKLHVLWNNAGVSQPPAGSVSAQGIELQFATNCLGPFAFTQLLLPLLEATAADEATPKGSVRVVWTSSQVMELSAPTDGIIIDELRTPPKDRNRSYTNSKTGNYFLATELARRAASSSIVSVSLNPGALNTNLLKNALHLKYMAYPLLHKPRFGALTELYAGVSPDISLENNGSYIIPWGRISTGVRADLVNASKPTDEGGSGKAQEFWELCVEKTRDYM; encoded by the coding sequence ATGGGAAACCAGTGGTCGCAGTTTTTCCCACCAAAGCCGACATTCACAGAGGCCAATGTAGGCTCTCTAGACGGCAAAGTGGTCATCGTCACCGGTGGCTCCTCTGGTATCGGGTTTGAACTTGCCAAGATACTATATCAAAAGAACGCAAAGGTTTACATCGCCGCACgcgatgaagagaagacCCGCCAAGCTATCGAAGACATCAAAGCTTTGGGCCCCTCCAGTGGCAGCCTTGAATTCCTTCTCCTGAAGCTAGACGACTTGAGCAGCATCAAAACTTCAGCAGACGAGTTCAAGGCAAAAGAATCCAAGCTGCATGTGCTCTGGAATAATGCTGGTGTCTCTCAACCGCCAGCTGGCAGCGTCTCAGCTCAGGGCATCGAGCTGCAGTTCGCTACAAACTGTCTGGGGCCATTCGCCTTCACACAGCTTCTCCTACCGCTTCTTGAAGCAACAGCCGCAGACGAGGCAACTCCCAAAGGCTCAGTTCGCGTGGTGTGGACCAGCAGCCAAGTCATGGAGCTCTCAGCCCCAACtgacggcatcatcattgatgaACTCCGCACACCTCCCAAGGATCGAAACCGCAGCTATACCAATTCCAAGACTGGAAATTATTTCCTCGCTACAGAGCTTGCGCGGAgggcagcatcatcgtctATTGTGAGCGTGTCCTTGAATCCAGGCGCTCTTAACACGAATCTTTTGAAGAATGCGCTTCATCTCAAATATATGGCCTACCCGCTGCTTCATAAGCCCCGGTTCGGAGCCCTGACCGAGTTGTACGCTGGGGTCTCCCCGGATATCAGTCTGGAGAATAATGGATCTTACATTATCCCCTGGGGTAGGATTTCGACCGGCGTAAGGGCTGACTTGGTCAATGCATCAAAGCCCACTGATGAAGGAGGGTCAGGAAAGGCACAGGAGTTTTGGGAGCTGTGTGTTGAGAAAACAAGAGACTACATGTGA
- a CDS encoding cytochrome p450 domain-containing protein translates to MEALLSQPIATTALVATVLFSFIYNVYLVIYRLWFSPLAKFPGPKFAAASFWYEFYYDYWLDGKYLFEVEKMHKKYGPIVRVNPDELSIHDPEFYNEIYVTESKRRTNSYDVFCKGIDFDADHDLHRKRRKPMEGFFSRKGITQLQPMLAEVALHLESRFRELEGKNAVIRLDHAFSAFSGDIIGRICLGTGDRGSHGDRFLDTPDFASDWYNIIHAIVRSIPLFTGFPQIIQVLSLLPESLLLWVYPKGQMFNIFRQRALQQIRLANSEQSKGEDSGISIFRHIANSDMPEEERTEERLAKEAQVLLGGGTASTARTIGFASFYILSRPELRSKLEAELKGPMANWPEQVPTWAELEQLPLLQGIIKESLRLSYGVMHRLPRVFPDQAIQYKDFVIPPGIPVGMSAYLMHSDPEVYPNPGEFIPERWVHDVKPAMHRSYVPFCRGSRNCLGMNLAMAEMSLVLAVLYRSNGPKLELYETDESDVKQAHDFLIPLPKLSTKGVRALIR, encoded by the exons ATGGAAGCGCTGTTATCGCAGCCCATTGCGACGACTGCCCTTGTGGCTACAGTCTTATTCTCTTTCATCTATAATGTATATCTCGTGATATATCGTCTGTGGTTTTCGCCTCTAGCCAAATTCCCAGGTCCTAAATTTGCTGCGGCCTCCTTCTGGTATGAATTTTACTATGACTACTGGCTGGATGGCAAATACCTATTTGAAGTTGAGAAAATGCATAAAAAATATG GCCCTATTGTTCGAGTGAATCCGGATGAGCTATCTATTCACGATCCAGAGTTTTACAATGAGATATATGTCACAGAGAGCAAACGGCGAACTAACAGCTATGATGTATTTTGCAAAGGCATCGACTTTGACG CAGACCACGATCTGCacagaaagaggagaaagccAATGGAAGGTTTCTTTTCGCGGAAAGGAATTACACAGTTACAGCCAATGCTTGCTGAGGTTGCCCTACACCTCGAATCTCGTTTCAGAGAGCTGGAAGGTAAAAATGCAGTGATTCGATTGGACCATGccttttctgccttttcgGGTGATATTATTGGAAGAATCTGCCTTGGTACTGGCGATAGAGGCTCTCACGGCGATCGGTTTCTCGATACTCCCGACTTTGCTTCTGATTG GTATAATATTATTCACGCCATTGTGAGATCTATCCCGCTGTTTACAGGATTTCCTCAGATTATCCA AGTTTTGAGTCTCCTTCCGGAGAGTCTATTGCTTTGGGTCTACCCAAAAGGGCAAATGTTTAACATATTCCGACAA AGAGCATTGCAGCAAATACGGCTTGCAAACAGTGAGCAATCCAAAGGCGAGGATAGTGGAATCTCTATTTTCCGGCACATTGCAAATAGCGATATgccggaggaagagagaaccGAAGAACGACTGGCCAAGGAAGCCCAGGTCCTTCTTGGAGGCGGTACAGCGAGTACTGCTCGCACTATTGGCTTTGCCTCCTTCTACATTCTCTCTAGGCCTGAGTTGAGAAGCAAGCTtgaagctgagctgaaggGACCGATGGCCAACTGGCCCGAGCAAGTTCCAACCTGGGCAGAACTGGAGCAGCTGCCGCTCTTGCAAGGAATCATCAAGGAATCCCTGAG ACTCAGCTATGGCGTCATGCATCGCTTGCCAAGAGTATTTCCCGACCAGGCTATTCAGTACAAAGATTTTGTGATACCTCCAGGG ATCCCCGTGGGCATGTCTGCATACTTGATGCATTCAGACCCTGAGGTATATCCAAATCCGGGCGAGTTTATACCCGAACGGTGGGTTCATGATGTGAAACCTGCCATGCATCGGTCGTATGTGCCATTTTGTCGTGGGTCAAGAAATTGTCTGGGAATGAA TCTGGCTATGGCGGAGATGAGTCTTGTTTTGGCAGTTCTCTATCGCTCCAATGGGCCAAAATTAGAACTATACGAGACGGACGAGAGTGATGTGAAGCAAGCGCATGACTTCTTGATTCCCCTTCCAAAACTTAGCACCAAGGGTGTGCGTGCCTTGATTCGTTAG